The following are encoded together in the Methylorubrum sp. B1-46 genome:
- a CDS encoding phasin, with protein sequence MSNTPNYEIPNEMRDFAEKSVEQARKAFDSFIGAARRTADTVQGSTDLARSNATNISTRGFEYAEQNVNAAFDLAQKLVRARDVQEAMQHQAEFVRAQFAAIQAQAKEFGGLAQSAFQQSAENAKSAMQQGAAEARQAYEQGVETVRENANDAQKATS encoded by the coding sequence ATGAGCAACACACCGAATTACGAGATCCCCAACGAGATGCGCGACTTCGCTGAGAAGAGCGTCGAGCAGGCCCGCAAGGCGTTCGACTCGTTCATCGGCGCGGCGCGCCGGACCGCCGACACGGTCCAGGGCTCGACCGACCTCGCCCGCAGCAACGCCACCAACATCTCGACCCGCGGCTTCGAATACGCCGAGCAGAACGTCAACGCTGCGTTCGACCTCGCCCAGAAGCTCGTTCGGGCTCGGGACGTCCAAGAGGCGATGCAGCATCAGGCCGAGTTCGTCCGCGCGCAGTTCGCCGCGATCCAGGCGCAGGCCAAGGAGTTCGGCGGCCTCGCTCAAAGCGCGTTTCAGCAGAGCGCCGAGAATGCCAAGAGCGCCATGCAGCAGGGCGCTGCCGAGGCCCGTCAGGCCTACGAGCAGGGCGTCGAGACCGTCCGCGAGAACGCCAACGACGCGCAGAAGGCCACGTCGTAA
- a CDS encoding response regulator encodes MKLDQIGQALASCYDNLVAEGLPDHLAALVRRVDLAERSRSAKAERPDAPIAVVVEDERDTRELAESVLEETEMRVIGCDSAEQALGILRERGGEVALVFADIRLAGAMDGLQLARAIATLWPRTRLVVTSGVEPEPGVSLPEGAVFIPKPWRALDVLVEAERAARDPWPPVS; translated from the coding sequence ATGAAACTCGATCAGATCGGCCAAGCCCTCGCCTCCTGCTACGACAACCTCGTGGCCGAGGGCCTCCCCGATCATCTCGCCGCACTGGTCCGGCGCGTCGATCTTGCCGAGCGGTCCCGGTCTGCCAAGGCCGAGCGTCCGGACGCTCCCATCGCTGTCGTGGTCGAGGACGAGCGCGATACCCGCGAACTGGCCGAGAGCGTGCTCGAAGAGACCGAGATGCGGGTGATCGGCTGCGACAGCGCCGAGCAGGCCTTGGGGATCCTGCGCGAGCGGGGGGGCGAGGTCGCCCTGGTCTTCGCCGATATCCGCCTCGCCGGCGCCATGGACGGGCTTCAACTCGCCCGCGCCATCGCGACCCTCTGGCCGCGCACCCGGCTGGTCGTGACGTCCGGTGTCGAGCCGGAGCCCGGCGTCTCGCTGCCGGAGGGGGCCGTCTTCATTCCCAAGCCGTGGCGCGCGCTCGACGTGCTGGTCGAGGCCGAGCGGGCCGCGCGCGACCCCTGGCCTCCGGTGAGCTGA
- a CDS encoding L,D-transpeptidase, with the protein MKTLASVLAGVVGVCVLATNVASAAPYDPFGSDGDDYYQEQSSPGGWPVYDPYATRRGSSAQGYGQSYGEDEAAQAQVARIPREIVAYSTRYAPGTIVVSTAERRLYYVLPGGQAVRYGVGVGRPGFTWSGVNKITAKREWPSWTPPAAMLARRPDLPRYMAGGIENPLGARAMYIGRSEYRIHGSNEPDTIGQAVSSGCIRMTNEDVTDLYSRVKVGATVVVN; encoded by the coding sequence ATGAAGACCTTGGCATCTGTTCTCGCCGGCGTTGTCGGCGTCTGTGTACTCGCGACGAACGTCGCCAGCGCTGCCCCGTACGATCCGTTCGGATCCGACGGTGACGACTATTATCAGGAGCAGTCGTCGCCCGGCGGCTGGCCGGTTTATGATCCCTACGCCACGCGTCGCGGTTCCAGCGCCCAGGGCTACGGTCAGAGCTATGGCGAGGACGAGGCCGCTCAGGCGCAGGTCGCCCGCATCCCCCGCGAGATCGTGGCCTACAGCACCCGCTATGCTCCGGGCACGATCGTGGTCTCGACGGCCGAGCGGCGGCTCTACTACGTGCTTCCGGGTGGGCAGGCGGTCCGCTACGGCGTCGGTGTTGGCCGCCCTGGCTTCACGTGGAGCGGGGTGAACAAGATCACGGCCAAGCGTGAATGGCCGAGCTGGACCCCGCCGGCTGCCATGCTGGCGCGCCGCCCCGACCTGCCGCGCTACATGGCCGGCGGCATCGAGAACCCACTCGGCGCCCGTGCGATGTATATCGGCCGCTCCGAGTACCGCATCCACGGCTCGAACGAGCCGGATACGATCGGTCAAGCGGTGTCCTCGGGTTGCATCCGCATGACCAACGAGGACGTGACCGATCTCTATTCCCGCGTGAAGGTCGGCGCGACGGTTGTGGTCAACTAA
- a CDS encoding PAS domain-containing sensor histidine kinase, with protein sequence MSDHAAQDLSPEGDSGVRAALARWRGDASMAHLVREGGPLLILDAAAERILHADGAALPLRVGIADASGAILPALRLAAQIDRAGTLDTRPRMVRLRFDPRGVAVPVVVLAARAEIEPGHSVLLLAPIGALPTLRPFEAALAKVDPQSQIPSASATSLEVPILKPGAEPIAPVAEAADRPARLVWRSDAEGVLNHVSSAHSDLSEVLIGRSWTTLAAEGVIAGERDGAALIDALSTRRTFRALPLVLRGRAFEHVLEISGAPAGRATGDFSGFSGFAIPGERRPRPVKGGEVAGGEPLLDDHQEPDVVGEPEADASLSVNEHAAFREVARILGLRFAPDELASDETPASARAEGAAVSSVMPFPTPPARLAENEVRARAALAELLESLPLGVLIYRGSEMLFASRAFLDLAGYPDLPALRQVGLAHLFRGLPPREREIVGPVPFARPEGGTVALLIDRASLIWEGAPAEICLARAMPDAFAAPSPAVPPNAARLRAEKVLDSLEEGVVTLDAEGRVVGLNPSAAELVHAHPKEVVGGRFADLFAPESLPALETAVTVSRRAGASEIYGVTPRTGAAALRLRIARLLGEDAPGYCASLREIRDEEPTPPVATEPAHRDEPEVEAAWKANALARVSREIRPSLNAILSLTDMMLSDRFDRADAERLEAYLREVRLSGGRIAGLIDDLRDLAEIQAGRGKLTFTDLALNDLVSSCIAAQQARAARDRIVLRTSLAPDLPAMRADERSIRQAALTVLENAIRVSEAGGQVIISTTLAERGEIALRVRDTGTGMTEEELTNALEPFRADVGSDGEGEEKGFGLTLTKALVEVNRGRFRITSRKDEGTLVEMLFPAA encoded by the coding sequence ATGTCGGACCACGCGGCGCAGGATCTGTCTCCCGAGGGCGATTCGGGTGTGCGCGCCGCTCTGGCGCGTTGGCGCGGTGACGCGTCGATGGCGCATCTTGTCCGCGAGGGCGGCCCGCTGCTGATTCTCGATGCGGCGGCGGAGCGGATTCTCCACGCCGACGGTGCGGCGCTCCCGTTGCGGGTCGGCATCGCCGATGCGAGCGGGGCCATTCTTCCGGCCCTGCGCTTGGCGGCGCAGATCGACCGCGCCGGCACCCTCGATACACGGCCCCGGATGGTCCGCCTGCGATTCGATCCGCGGGGCGTGGCGGTTCCCGTTGTCGTTCTCGCTGCAAGGGCTGAGATCGAGCCGGGACATTCGGTTCTGCTCCTGGCTCCGATCGGGGCCCTTCCGACACTGCGGCCGTTCGAGGCTGCGCTGGCGAAGGTCGATCCGCAGTCCCAGATCCCGAGTGCCTCCGCGACGTCGCTTGAAGTCCCGATCCTCAAGCCGGGGGCAGAGCCGATTGCGCCAGTGGCCGAGGCGGCGGATCGTCCGGCCCGACTCGTCTGGCGTAGCGATGCCGAGGGCGTTTTGAACCATGTCTCGAGCGCCCATTCCGACTTGTCCGAAGTCCTGATCGGCCGATCCTGGACGACACTCGCCGCCGAGGGCGTGATCGCCGGCGAACGCGACGGCGCGGCACTGATCGACGCTCTCTCGACACGCCGGACGTTCCGCGCCCTGCCGCTCGTCCTGCGTGGGCGCGCCTTCGAGCATGTCTTGGAGATCTCGGGCGCGCCCGCAGGTCGAGCGACAGGCGATTTCTCCGGTTTTTCCGGCTTCGCGATTCCCGGCGAGCGGCGTCCGCGCCCGGTCAAGGGTGGGGAGGTCGCGGGTGGGGAGCCGCTGCTCGACGATCACCAGGAGCCGGACGTCGTTGGCGAGCCGGAGGCGGATGCCAGCCTATCCGTCAACGAGCATGCTGCCTTCCGCGAGGTCGCGCGCATCCTCGGTCTGCGGTTCGCCCCCGACGAACTGGCCTCGGATGAAACGCCGGCCTCCGCGCGCGCCGAGGGCGCGGCGGTAAGCTCGGTGATGCCGTTCCCGACGCCGCCAGCGCGTCTGGCGGAGAACGAGGTTCGGGCCCGCGCGGCACTCGCGGAACTGCTCGAAAGCCTGCCCCTGGGGGTTTTGATCTATCGCGGCAGCGAGATGCTGTTCGCCAGCCGCGCGTTTCTCGATCTTGCCGGCTATCCGGACTTACCGGCCCTGCGTCAGGTCGGGCTCGCGCACCTGTTCCGCGGCCTGCCGCCGAGGGAGCGCGAGATCGTCGGGCCGGTGCCCTTCGCCCGACCCGAGGGGGGTACGGTCGCGCTCCTCATCGATCGGGCCAGCCTCATCTGGGAGGGCGCGCCGGCCGAGATCTGCCTTGCCCGCGCGATGCCGGACGCGTTTGCGGCCCCGTCGCCCGCTGTTCCGCCCAACGCCGCCCGTTTGCGTGCGGAGAAGGTGTTGGACAGCCTTGAAGAGGGCGTCGTCACCCTCGATGCCGAGGGGCGGGTCGTCGGCCTGAATCCGAGTGCGGCCGAACTCGTCCACGCCCATCCGAAGGAGGTCGTGGGCGGGCGCTTCGCCGACCTGTTCGCGCCCGAGAGCCTGCCGGCCCTCGAGACGGCGGTCACGGTGTCCCGCCGCGCGGGCGCGAGCGAGATCTACGGGGTCACGCCGCGGACGGGGGCGGCGGCCCTGCGGCTGCGCATCGCCCGGTTGCTGGGCGAGGACGCGCCGGGCTACTGCGCCAGCCTGCGCGAGATTCGAGACGAGGAGCCGACGCCTCCGGTCGCGACCGAGCCCGCGCACCGGGACGAGCCGGAGGTGGAAGCGGCCTGGAAGGCCAATGCGCTCGCGCGGGTCAGCCGCGAGATCCGCCCCTCGCTCAACGCGATCCTCAGCCTCACCGACATGATGCTCTCAGACCGCTTCGATCGTGCGGATGCCGAGCGTCTGGAGGCTTACCTGCGCGAGGTGCGTCTCTCCGGTGGTCGTATCGCCGGCTTGATCGACGACCTGCGCGACCTCGCCGAGATCCAGGCCGGCCGCGGCAAACTCACCTTCACCGATCTCGCTCTCAACGATCTCGTGTCCTCCTGCATCGCCGCGCAGCAGGCGAGGGCGGCGCGGGACCGTATCGTCCTGCGGACCAGCCTCGCTCCCGATCTGCCGGCCATGAGGGCGGACGAACGCTCGATCCGGCAGGCGGCGTTGACCGTGCTTGAGAACGCCATCCGCGTCTCCGAGGCCGGCGGTCAGGTGATCATCTCGACCACGCTCGCCGAGCGGGGAGAAATCGCCTTGCGCGTGCGCGACACCGGCACCGGTATGACCGAGGAAGAACTGACGAATGCCCTCGAACCGTTCCGGGCCGATGTCGGTTCCGATGGTGAGGGTGAGGAGAAGGGGTTCGGATTGACGCTGACCAAGGCGTTGGTGGAGGTCAATCGCGGTCGCTTCCGCATCACCAGCCGCAAGGACGAGGGCACCCTCGTCGAGATGCTGTTTCCCGCCGCCTGA